From the genome of Acidihalobacter aeolianus:
GATCGGCGTTCGTGCGCATCTGATCGCGCGTGTCGCGCAGCATGTCACGCAACTCGCGGATCTCGTCCTCCTGACGCGTCAGCATGCCGCGCAGTTCGTCGGCATTGAGCTCGCGCTCGATCTCGGCACGCACTGTATTGGCGTAGCGACGGAAACGTCCGACCCAGTACCCGACCTTGCGCACCAGGCCTGGCAGACGCTCGGGGCCCACCACGACGAGGGCCACGACCATGATCAGCAGCAGCTCGGAAAAACCCGAGTCGAACATCAGGCCTCCTGGCGTGGATGGGAGCGGCCAGGCGCCGCGTCAGACCTTATCCTTGTCCTTGTGCTGCTCAGCATCGGCATCGAACACCCGCCCTTCGCCTTCCTGCTTGATGCGCGCCGCCGGATCGGCCGGCTTGTCGCCCTCGGCCTCGCCATCCTGCATCGACTTCTTGAAGTTCTTCACCGCGGAACCCAGATCGCCGCCCA
Proteins encoded in this window:
- the tatB gene encoding Sec-independent protein translocase protein TatB; this encodes MFDSGFSELLLIMVVALVVVGPERLPGLVRKVGYWVGRFRRYANTVRAEIERELNADELRGMLTRQEDEIRELRDMLRDTRDQMRTNADQIADEVRGVGGQSSEDAAHPPQAEAGEVPVVTHDETAQGHAGDEQVKPAEPDPAASHETAPEPAKPQTDATHDRKPE
- the tatA gene encoding twin-arginine translocase TatA/TatE family subunit: MLIPGGYEWLVLLLVVVLVFGTKKLRNVGGDLGSAVKNFKKSMQDGEAEGDKPADPAARIKQEGEGRVFDADAEQHKDKDKV